GGCTGTGTGCTCATTATCTCCAGTCATCATAATCACATCAATTCCTTCGCTCATCAGTTGTTTAACTGCTTTTTTTGAACTTTCTTTTATTTTATCCGTAAAGCTTATGAATCCAAGCACCTGCTGATCCTGTGCAATATAAGAGATCGTATGTGCCTTTGACTGTACTTCCACAGCTTTTTGTTTTAAACTTTCCGGAATGATGATCTGATGCGAGACCAACAGGCTTTCATTTCCCAGGTACGCGGTCTTACCATTAATACTTCCTTTTACTCCTTTTCCGGAAATGTTTTCAAACTGATCTACTTTTTCAGAAGTTATATTTTCTTCTTTTGCTCTTTTTATTACAGCATTAGAAAGTGGATGTTCTGAGTTCTGATTTAAAGAGAAAGCCAGTTTTAAAATCTGATTCTGATCTCCTGTTACGGTTTCAATATGTTCTACTGAAGGTTTTCCTTCTGTTAAAGTTCCTGTTTTATCTGTAATCAAAACATTTACTTTATTCATTTGCTCCAGAGCTTCTGCGTTTTTGATCAGAATTCCGTTTTTGGCGCCTTTCCCTATTCCTACCATTAAAGACATAGGAGTTGCCAGCCCCAAGGCACACGGACATGCTACAATTAAAACCGCCACAGCGTTCACGAATGCAAATAAGGTTCTTTTTCCTTCCGGGCCGAAAAACTGCCACAGAATAAAAGTAAGTGCAGCAATAAGAATTACAACGGGAACAAATACTTTTGAAACCTTGTCAGTAAGTTTCTGGATGGGAGCTTTGCTTCGGCTGGCTTCATTTACCATTTTAATGATCTGTGAAAGCAGTGTTTCATCACCTACTTTATCTGCCTTCATTATGAATACCTGATTACCATTTATTGTTCCTGAAGATACTTTATCATCTACATTCTTTTCAACAGGAACAGGTTCACCTGTGATCATACTCTCGTCTACGATAGAATTTCCCTCGGTGATTTTTCCGTCAACAGGAATTTTTTCACCCGGTTTTACTTTTAAAAGGTCTCCTATTTTCACCTGAGAAAGCAAGACTTTCTTTTCTTCACCATTTACAATAAGGTTGGCTTCATCCGGTGAAAGATTCATCAATTCTTTGATGGCATTGCCTGTTTTCTTATGAGCTGCAGCTTCCATTAGCTGACCTAAAATAACAAGGGTTAAAATCACACAGACTGCTTCAAAATATAAAGGGATTTCATGATTGTGCCCACGGATTTCATGCGGAATAATGTCAGGAAATACTAAAGCTACAATACTGAAAATAAATGCGGCAGCCACACCCAGAGCAATAAGACTGAACATATTGAGATTCCATGTTTTGAAAGAAACCCATCCTCTTTTCAACAGGAACCATCCGGAATAAAACATCACCGGAAGAGTTAAAGCAAGTTCGATAAACCCCTGAATCTGATGAGAAAAAGGAAAATTGATAAACATACCGCCCATTGATAGAATGAAAACGGGAATTGTAAATGCTAATGAAGTAATGAACTTCTTCTTTAATATATTGTATGTTTCATCCTCTTCATCATCACCGCTGTCTGGCATTCTTACGAGATCCATTCCACAGATTGGGCAGTCTCCCGGTTCATCACGAATGATTTCCGGATGCATAGGACATGTATATTTTGCAGTTTTCTTTTCCGGATACTTTACCAGGTCCATACCGCAGACAGGGCATCCTACGTTGGAGTCATAGGTTTTGTCTCCTTCACAATACATCGGACAGTAATACCTGCCTGCCATTTCATCAGTTACTTTAGGAGCCTCGTGGTTATGGCTGTGATGATCATGATGATTGTGAGCGTGGGAATGAGAATGATGTTGGTGTGAATCTCCTTTTTGAACAAGCTCTTCCGTGATCGGTTCTAAATGCATATGGCAAACCGGGCAGTCTCCTTTTTCATTGTATACTTTATCCCCTTCGCAAAACATCGGACAATAATATTTTCCTATACTGTCTTTAAAGTTTTCCGGGAGGTTGGTTGCGGAAAAGGTTGGTTTATGATTTGGATCTTTGGCTAGTTTTTCTTCAATAGGTACCAGGTACATTTTGCAGACAGGACATCTTTCTCCTTGTTTGAAATATACTTTATCCCCTTCGCACT
The window above is part of the Chryseobacterium sp. MA9 genome. Proteins encoded here:
- a CDS encoding heavy metal translocating P-type ATPase gives rise to the protein MEQQYKILGMTCSGCQKKISNQLNSVEGVQADVNLENNTATITSDHGVKLSVLNDALAEIGKYRLEDPNNPEKAFVKPQDRVSPSSVYYCPMECEGDKVYFKQGERCPVCKMYLVPIEEKLAKDPNHKPTFSATNLPENFKDSIGKYYCPMFCEGDKVYNEKGDCPVCHMHLEPITEELVQKGDSHQHHSHSHAHNHHDHHSHNHEAPKVTDEMAGRYYCPMYCEGDKTYDSNVGCPVCGMDLVKYPEKKTAKYTCPMHPEIIRDEPGDCPICGMDLVRMPDSGDDEEDETYNILKKKFITSLAFTIPVFILSMGGMFINFPFSHQIQGFIELALTLPVMFYSGWFLLKRGWVSFKTWNLNMFSLIALGVAAAFIFSIVALVFPDIIPHEIRGHNHEIPLYFEAVCVILTLVILGQLMEAAAHKKTGNAIKELMNLSPDEANLIVNGEEKKVLLSQVKIGDLLKVKPGEKIPVDGKITEGNSIVDESMITGEPVPVEKNVDDKVSSGTINGNQVFIMKADKVGDETLLSQIIKMVNEASRSKAPIQKLTDKVSKVFVPVVILIAALTFILWQFFGPEGKRTLFAFVNAVAVLIVACPCALGLATPMSLMVGIGKGAKNGILIKNAEALEQMNKVNVLITDKTGTLTEGKPSVEHIETVTGDQNQILKLAFSLNQNSEHPLSNAVIKRAKEENITSEKVDQFENISGKGVKGSINGKTAYLGNESLLVSHQIIIPESLKQKAVEVQSKAHTISYIAQDQQVLGFISFTDKIKESSKKAVKQLMSEGIDVIMMTGDNEHTAKAVADELGIKHFKANCLPEDKLNEVKRLQQQGKIVAMTGDGINDSPALAQSNVGIAMGTGTDVAIESAEITLLKGDILGVAKAKLLSEKLLKNIKENLFFAFIYNVLGVPIAAGLLYPFFGILLSPMIAAAAMSFSSLSVILNSLRLNSVDLDIK